In the Kitasatospora terrestris genome, one interval contains:
- a CDS encoding ATP-binding protein, whose protein sequence is MTTSSTTCRRHLDFHPGDATSLGIDVLRQALVDWHLNALSEDAVLVAAELLANAARHTPGVLSMDLDFDGSALRITVTDPSPAPPHVLPHRPDRPHGHGMYLIDQLAAAWGHRPHDRGKDVWADLTTTTPRHSGTERIG, encoded by the coding sequence ATGACCACCTCGTCCACCACCTGCCGCCGACATCTCGACTTCCACCCCGGCGACGCCACCTCGCTGGGCATCGACGTCCTGCGCCAGGCCCTGGTGGACTGGCACCTGAACGCGCTGAGCGAGGACGCCGTCCTGGTCGCCGCGGAACTCCTCGCCAACGCCGCCCGCCACACCCCCGGCGTCCTGAGCATGGACCTCGACTTCGACGGCTCCGCCCTGCGGATCACCGTGACCGACCCCAGCCCCGCCCCGCCCCACGTCCTGCCCCACCGGCCGGACCGACCCCACGGCCACGGCATGTACCTCATCGACCAACTCGCCGCCGCCTGGGGCCACCGGCCCCACGACCGGGGCAAGGACGTCTGGGCCGACCTCACCACCACGACACCGCGCCACAGCGGTACCGAGAGGATCGGCTGA
- a CDS encoding ATP-binding protein — protein sequence MLAVRPLPVHPAFHRRLTFPAWPAPDVSAGIAFTRSTLDAWYPGADPATAADVMLVAGELLTNAAEHAGGPLALVLRRTPHDRIRIEVTDAAPATPQLQPFAPHTPRGHGLRIIDHLATSWGCRPAGDGKSVWAECDLTPAPPPGRPHRTG from the coding sequence ATGCTTGCTGTGCGCCCGCTGCCGGTCCACCCGGCCTTCCACCGCCGCCTGACCTTCCCGGCCTGGCCGGCGCCCGACGTCAGCGCGGGCATCGCCTTCACCCGCAGCACCCTCGACGCCTGGTACCCCGGCGCGGATCCCGCCACCGCCGCCGACGTCATGCTGGTGGCCGGTGAACTCCTCACCAATGCCGCCGAGCACGCCGGCGGCCCCCTCGCCCTGGTCCTGCGCCGCACCCCGCACGACCGGATCCGGATCGAGGTCACCGACGCGGCCCCGGCCACACCGCAGCTGCAGCCCTTCGCCCCGCACACGCCCCGCGGCCACGGACTGCGGATCATCGACCACCTCGCCACCAGCTGGGGCTGCCGTCCCGCCGGCGACGGCAAGAGCGTCTGGGCCGAATGCGACCTGACCCCCGCGCCCCCTCCCGGTCGGCCGCACCGGACCGGCTGA
- a CDS encoding CBS domain-containing protein, whose translation MTTHSPQSARPGHGLTVADAMDPCDYQIADDSTVDQANDIFHSAHVEYLLVRDHNGRCEGLVTRAGLHPFLARSWDAERTAISATSHQRGPFTWPTMGLALAALAMRIKHLAVWPVVDEDGHILGVLTSDRVAGLLATRPV comes from the coding sequence GTGACCACTCATTCCCCGCAGTCGGCACGTCCGGGCCACGGCCTCACGGTCGCCGACGCCATGGACCCCTGCGACTACCAGATAGCCGACGACAGCACCGTCGACCAGGCCAACGACATCTTCCACAGCGCCCACGTCGAGTACCTGCTCGTGCGCGACCACAACGGCCGGTGCGAAGGACTGGTCACCCGCGCCGGCCTCCACCCGTTCCTGGCCCGCTCCTGGGACGCCGAGCGGACTGCGATCAGCGCCACCTCGCACCAGCGAGGCCCGTTCACGTGGCCGACCATGGGTCTGGCCCTGGCCGCGCTCGCGATGCGGATCAAGCACCTGGCCGTCTGGCCCGTCGTCGACGAGGACGGCCACATCCTCGGCGTGCTCACCTCGGACCGGGTCGCCGGTCTACTCGCCACCAGGCCGGTCTGA
- a CDS encoding DUF5994 family protein, translating to MPGVPLLPRLVLEPTMSREGIFDGAWWPRSNQVLAELPDLITALSAHLGRIVRVGLDTSAWDGVPRSLVANGLMVKINWFTGSDATISVTRGFQDHFLLLVVPPLTDRQDASWAMAGAAATGNHTPAAELLLGGSSGSQASAAFRNRPQ from the coding sequence GTGCCCGGTGTTCCGCTGCTGCCGCGCCTGGTGCTGGAGCCGACGATGTCCCGGGAGGGGATCTTCGACGGCGCGTGGTGGCCCCGCTCGAACCAAGTCCTCGCCGAGCTCCCGGACCTGATCACCGCGCTCAGCGCCCACCTGGGGCGCATCGTCCGGGTCGGCCTCGACACCTCGGCCTGGGACGGGGTGCCCCGATCCCTCGTGGCGAACGGCCTGATGGTCAAAATCAACTGGTTCACCGGCAGTGACGCAACCATCAGTGTCACCCGGGGTTTCCAGGACCACTTCCTCCTCCTGGTCGTACCGCCGCTCACCGACCGGCAGGATGCTTCCTGGGCGATGGCGGGGGCCGCAGCAACCGGTAACCACACCCCGGCCGCCGAACTCCTGCTCGGGGGATCATCTGGGAGCCAAGCGTCGGCCGCCTTTCGGAACCGACCGCAGTAG
- a CDS encoding TauD/TfdA dioxygenase family protein, giving the protein MPTSAAASASVLSKPLIHFGRRVLDRTAPGTPEATYRLLDITPLTPHIGAEISGIDLSGPIGGDLAEELRQALLEWKVVFFRDQHAFGPEHHLALAAVWGEPEANPFFPKGDTIGVSRLAKDAMAVGNENIWHSDHSFMVNPALGSVLRAVEVPAAGGDTMWADMGAAYDNLSEAVKARIENLTAVHDWVPTWGSMMTEEQIAHLRERLPAVEHPVVVRHPRTGRKLLYVNEPFTTRIVGLPQAESQELLNELVLQARIPEFQVRFRWQPDSVAIWDNIAVQHYAINDYYPARRVMERIAIAGVPLS; this is encoded by the coding sequence ATGCCGACGTCTGCCGCCGCGTCCGCGTCCGTCCTGTCCAAGCCCCTGATCCACTTCGGGCGCCGCGTTCTGGACCGCACCGCTCCCGGAACCCCGGAAGCCACGTACCGACTCCTGGACATCACGCCACTCACCCCGCACATCGGTGCGGAGATCTCTGGCATCGACCTCTCCGGCCCGATCGGCGGCGACCTCGCCGAGGAGCTGCGCCAGGCCCTGCTGGAGTGGAAGGTGGTCTTCTTCCGCGACCAGCACGCCTTCGGCCCGGAGCACCACCTCGCCCTCGCCGCGGTCTGGGGCGAGCCGGAGGCCAACCCGTTCTTTCCCAAGGGCGACACCATCGGCGTCTCCCGCCTGGCCAAGGACGCCATGGCCGTCGGCAACGAGAACATCTGGCACAGCGACCACTCCTTCATGGTCAATCCCGCTCTCGGCTCCGTCCTGCGGGCGGTCGAGGTGCCGGCCGCAGGCGGCGACACCATGTGGGCGGACATGGGTGCCGCGTACGACAACCTCTCCGAGGCCGTGAAGGCCCGGATCGAGAACCTCACCGCGGTGCACGACTGGGTCCCCACCTGGGGTTCGATGATGACGGAGGAGCAGATCGCCCACTTGCGCGAGCGGCTTCCCGCCGTAGAGCACCCGGTCGTCGTCCGTCACCCGCGCACCGGACGGAAGCTGCTGTACGTCAACGAGCCCTTCACCACCCGGATCGTCGGCCTGCCCCAGGCCGAAAGCCAGGAACTCCTCAACGAGCTCGTCCTCCAGGCCCGCATCCCCGAGTTCCAGGTGCGCTTCCGCTGGCAGCCGGACTCGGTGGCGATCTGGGACAACATCGCGGTCCAGCACTACGCGATCAACGACTACTACCCCGCGCGCCGCGTCATGGAGCGCATCGCGATCGCCGGAGTCCCGCTCTCCTGA
- a CDS encoding MFS transporter: MTAADTPARPSNEAPPAGRPSGARAWTVTVLLVVFMMVNFADKSVLGLAADEIRADMGLSATDFGLANSAFFLLFSVAAVVVGLLADRVRPKWLLLGMAALWSVAQVPAAVGGGLTVLIGSRVLLGAAEGPAFPVAQKATLAWFPNHRRNLPGALITLGVTLGVITAAPGLTWVIHGHGWRAALWVVAAIGAVWAAVWAVLGADGEHRTDDDAAPAGAAPSHAASAAADRATYRRILGTRTWIGTTVAYFTTYWCVALSLVWLPSYLRNGLGHSSEAAGRLIVVPWLLGAVALLGQAWLTGRLMRRGVPSRKARGWVGGSLLLVAAAACLALPLVDGTPAKTVLVAVGFGLGGSFATVAVTTVAELAPAVRRGGALGWMNAAVTTAGLIAPAVVGRLVDSQGTAGYQSAALLSGVLLTVGALCAFTLIDPARDIPRLHA; the protein is encoded by the coding sequence GTGACCGCCGCCGACACTCCAGCGAGACCGAGCAACGAAGCCCCTCCCGCAGGGCGCCCCTCCGGCGCCCGTGCCTGGACGGTCACCGTCCTGCTCGTGGTCTTCATGATGGTCAACTTCGCCGACAAGTCCGTCCTCGGTCTCGCCGCCGACGAGATCCGCGCGGACATGGGCCTGTCCGCGACCGACTTCGGGCTCGCCAACAGCGCCTTCTTCCTGCTCTTCTCCGTCGCCGCCGTCGTGGTGGGGCTGCTCGCCGACCGCGTGCGGCCGAAGTGGCTGCTGCTGGGCATGGCCGCGCTCTGGTCGGTCGCGCAGGTGCCGGCCGCCGTCGGGGGCGGCCTGACCGTCCTGATCGGTTCGCGGGTCCTGCTGGGCGCGGCGGAGGGGCCTGCCTTCCCCGTCGCGCAGAAGGCCACGCTGGCCTGGTTCCCCAACCACAGGCGCAACCTGCCCGGCGCGCTGATCACCCTCGGCGTGACCCTGGGGGTGATCACCGCGGCCCCCGGGCTGACCTGGGTCATCCACGGGCACGGCTGGCGGGCGGCGCTCTGGGTGGTCGCTGCGATCGGCGCGGTGTGGGCGGCGGTGTGGGCCGTCCTCGGCGCCGACGGCGAACACCGCACCGACGACGACGCCGCACCCGCCGGGGCGGCTCCCTCCCACGCCGCGTCCGCCGCCGCGGACCGCGCCACGTACCGGCGGATCCTCGGCACCCGCACCTGGATCGGCACCACCGTCGCCTACTTCACCACCTACTGGTGCGTGGCGCTGTCGCTGGTGTGGCTGCCCTCCTACCTGCGCAACGGCCTCGGTCACTCCTCCGAGGCCGCGGGCCGGCTGATCGTCGTGCCCTGGCTGCTCGGCGCTGTCGCACTGCTCGGCCAGGCTTGGCTCACCGGCCGGCTGATGCGCCGCGGGGTCCCCAGCCGCAAGGCCCGAGGCTGGGTCGGCGGCAGCCTGCTGCTCGTCGCCGCCGCCGCCTGCCTGGCCCTGCCGCTGGTGGACGGAACCCCGGCGAAGACCGTCCTGGTGGCCGTCGGCTTCGGTCTGGGCGGATCCTTCGCGACCGTCGCGGTCACCACCGTCGCCGAACTCGCCCCGGCCGTACGCCGGGGCGGCGCCCTGGGCTGGATGAACGCCGCGGTCACCACCGCCGGCCTGATCGCCCCGGCCGTCGTCGGACGCCTCGTCGACAGCCAGGGCACGGCGGGCTACCAGAGCGCCGCGCTGCTCTCGGGCGTGCTGCTGACGGTGGGCGCGCTGTGCGCCTTCACCCTGATCGACCCGGCCCGCGACATCCCCCGCCTGCACGCCTGA
- a CDS encoding STAS domain-containing protein, protein MTVPVLKTSTRRVGPVVVCAFTGDMIMECEEVGARALTRALAERPGMLAVDLAGVELFTSSALNVLLQARRAAADQGVPLVLVNPNRIVRQVLTLTGATELFPTYPTAEVAARAHARSADHGEPGGGGGG, encoded by the coding sequence GTGACGGTACCTGTCCTGAAGACGAGCACGCGCAGGGTCGGTCCGGTGGTGGTGTGCGCGTTCACCGGCGACATGATCATGGAGTGCGAGGAGGTCGGCGCCCGCGCCCTGACGCGGGCGCTCGCTGAGCGACCGGGGATGCTGGCCGTGGACCTCGCCGGGGTGGAGCTGTTCACCTCCTCGGCGCTGAACGTCCTCCTGCAGGCGCGGCGCGCGGCGGCCGACCAGGGCGTGCCGCTGGTCCTCGTCAACCCGAACCGGATCGTGCGCCAGGTCCTGACACTGACCGGGGCCACCGAGCTGTTCCCGACCTACCCCACCGCCGAGGTCGCCGCCCGGGCCCACGCCCGCAGCGCCGACCACGGCGAACCGGGTGGCGGTGGCGGCGGGTAG
- the mscL gene encoding large conductance mechanosensitive channel protein MscL — translation MKGFRGFVLRGNVVGLAVGVVIGAAFTGVVNALVRAFLTPLVGVATGATGDFSRRVLVVHHVQFPYGAFVDAVINFSLTAIVLYFLVVLPVNKLHKRFAPHHDVQAPKRDCPQCLSSIPAQATRCAFCTAELVRTPERS, via the coding sequence GTGAAGGGTTTCCGAGGATTCGTGTTGCGCGGCAACGTCGTCGGCCTGGCCGTGGGCGTGGTGATCGGCGCGGCGTTCACCGGCGTGGTGAACGCGCTTGTCCGTGCCTTCCTCACACCGCTGGTCGGCGTCGCCACCGGCGCCACCGGCGACTTCAGCCGACGCGTCCTCGTCGTTCACCACGTCCAGTTCCCCTACGGGGCGTTCGTCGACGCCGTGATCAACTTCTCGCTCACCGCCATCGTGCTGTACTTCCTCGTCGTACTGCCGGTCAACAAGCTCCACAAACGGTTCGCCCCGCACCACGACGTACAGGCACCGAAACGGGACTGCCCCCAGTGCCTGTCCTCCATCCCCGCCCAGGCAACCCGCTGCGCGTTCTGCACCGCCGAACTCGTACGCACCCCGGAGCGGTCGTGA
- a CDS encoding PP2C family protein-serine/threonine phosphatase codes for MTLAKTLQAAEAAPPVESLDVVARMLRQQVGAASVSFLITDFTGSSVVRLGAAGSIETGRPASRIPLAGTVYDDVIRSQRPSIQEPGSHELVRVVAPVTNRGDAIGLLELFLPQPPDAAVMQEISQTAHALAYIVIANRSFTDLYQWGRRTVPLSLAAEIQHRLLPPSLACEAAQFAVAGSLEPAAHVGGDTFDYVIDRDTVQLSVTDAMGHDVGAALLATLLVGALRRARRAGADLREQAHQADQAMREHGQAGYVTGQLLRISLVDGTTEFVNAGHPWPLRMRGAVVEELAPKVDLPFGFHVPHTYRVQSLDLRPGDRLVMLTDGMLERNAQSLHLPDLIRATRGLHPREAARTMIGAVVALAANDGRLQDDATVMVLDWHGTNVSQRDAATGADLATASPPALKRVIAPAPAP; via the coding sequence TTGACGCTGGCCAAGACCTTGCAGGCAGCGGAGGCGGCCCCGCCGGTGGAGTCCCTCGACGTGGTCGCGCGCATGCTCAGGCAGCAGGTGGGGGCGGCGTCGGTGTCGTTTCTGATCACTGACTTCACCGGCAGTTCGGTGGTGCGGCTGGGTGCGGCGGGGAGCATCGAGACCGGCAGGCCCGCCAGTCGCATCCCGTTGGCGGGGACCGTGTACGACGATGTGATCCGCAGCCAGCGTCCCAGCATTCAGGAGCCCGGCAGTCACGAACTGGTGCGGGTGGTGGCTCCGGTGACCAACCGTGGGGACGCGATAGGGCTCCTGGAGCTGTTCCTGCCCCAGCCCCCGGATGCGGCGGTGATGCAGGAGATCAGCCAGACGGCACATGCGCTGGCGTACATCGTCATCGCGAACCGCTCCTTCACCGACCTGTACCAGTGGGGGCGCCGCACCGTCCCGCTGAGCCTGGCCGCTGAGATCCAGCACCGGTTGCTGCCGCCGTCGCTGGCGTGCGAGGCCGCGCAGTTCGCCGTCGCGGGGTCGCTGGAGCCTGCGGCCCATGTCGGCGGCGACACGTTCGACTACGTCATCGACCGCGACACCGTGCAGTTGTCGGTCACCGACGCCATGGGCCACGACGTCGGCGCGGCCCTGCTGGCCACGCTGCTGGTCGGTGCCCTGCGCCGGGCCCGGCGCGCCGGTGCCGACCTGCGGGAGCAGGCGCACCAGGCCGATCAGGCCATGCGCGAGCACGGTCAGGCGGGCTACGTCACCGGCCAGCTCCTGCGGATCAGTCTGGTCGACGGCACGACCGAGTTCGTCAATGCCGGACACCCCTGGCCGTTGCGCATGCGCGGCGCAGTGGTGGAGGAGCTGGCCCCGAAGGTCGACCTCCCGTTCGGCTTCCACGTCCCGCACACCTACCGGGTGCAGTCCCTGGACCTGAGACCTGGCGACCGACTGGTGATGCTGACGGACGGCATGCTGGAGCGCAACGCGCAGAGCCTGCACCTGCCGGACCTCATCCGCGCCACCCGTGGCCTGCACCCCCGCGAAGCCGCCCGCACCATGATCGGAGCGGTCGTGGCCCTTGCCGCCAACGACGGCCGCCTGCAGGACGATGCCACCGTCATGGTCCTGGACTGGCACGGCACCAACGTCTCCCAGCGTGACGCGGCCACCGGCGCCGACCTGGCCACCGCCTCACCGCCAGCACTGAAGAGGGTCATCGCGCCCGCGCCCGCGCCGTGA
- a CDS encoding FUSC family protein, producing MTATDPRPARWRATIETRSKATGQALRHPVRSLRPHRETIAQTVKVAVACALAWEAAVLILGEDEQPVLAPLAALLTVQLTVFRTVAQGLRQIGGVILGALAALGLLRLAGANFATIGLAVATCLALGRLLRLGSQATEVPVTVLLVLSTGAPYAPVRIWDTLLGVISGILVNLLAAPPTYVGHAAHHCAKAADQLAHIARHAAHGLREGWDEKTSDGWLRQVEAAAHELEHARRTTAQAQEGIRLNPRRLRRGADPAAALGPLHEGLTCLGHVCDQLGSVLRGLDDLARGERRLPREADARTEACGRMEPLGEVLAAIADALDAFARIQRDHVRDPGYTDELMTALDRGQERHATAANALCCADHGPALWSLHGSITDETHQILHELDPRGGPHPAALHPQPPHVIAPRGGNADDGTAVAPGCP from the coding sequence GTGACCGCAACCGACCCGCGGCCGGCACGATGGCGCGCCACCATCGAGACCCGGTCCAAGGCCACCGGGCAAGCCCTGCGTCATCCCGTCCGGAGCCTGCGCCCGCACCGGGAGACCATCGCACAGACCGTGAAGGTGGCAGTAGCCTGCGCACTCGCCTGGGAGGCCGCAGTCCTGATCCTCGGCGAGGACGAACAACCCGTACTCGCACCCCTTGCCGCCCTCCTCACCGTCCAGCTCACCGTGTTCCGCACAGTGGCCCAGGGCCTGCGGCAGATCGGCGGCGTCATCCTCGGCGCTCTGGCCGCCCTCGGCCTGCTGCGCCTGGCCGGCGCAAACTTCGCCACCATCGGTCTCGCGGTCGCGACCTGCCTGGCCCTGGGACGGCTCCTGCGACTCGGCTCCCAGGCGACCGAGGTACCCGTCACGGTCCTGCTCGTCCTGAGTACCGGCGCCCCCTACGCCCCCGTCCGCATCTGGGACACTCTCCTCGGCGTCATCTCCGGCATTCTCGTCAACCTCCTCGCCGCACCCCCCACCTACGTCGGCCACGCGGCCCACCACTGTGCCAAAGCCGCAGACCAGTTGGCTCACATCGCCCGGCACGCGGCCCACGGGCTGCGCGAGGGCTGGGACGAGAAGACCTCCGACGGTTGGCTGCGCCAGGTGGAAGCGGCGGCTCACGAACTCGAACACGCCCGCAGGACGACCGCGCAGGCGCAGGAAGGCATCCGGCTCAACCCCAGGCGCCTGCGGCGCGGCGCCGATCCGGCGGCCGCCCTCGGCCCGCTGCACGAAGGGCTCACCTGCCTGGGCCACGTCTGCGACCAACTCGGCTCGGTCCTGCGCGGACTGGACGACCTCGCCCGCGGTGAGCGCCGGCTGCCCCGGGAAGCTGACGCCCGTACCGAGGCGTGCGGGCGGATGGAGCCGCTCGGCGAGGTCCTCGCCGCCATCGCCGACGCACTGGATGCCTTCGCCCGCATCCAACGCGACCACGTCCGCGACCCCGGCTACACCGACGAGCTCATGACCGCCCTGGATCGGGGGCAGGAGCGCCACGCGACAGCTGCCAACGCACTGTGCTGCGCCGACCACGGTCCCGCCCTCTGGTCCCTGCACGGATCGATCACCGACGAGACACACCAGATTCTCCACGAGCTGGACCCCCGCGGCGGACCGCACCCGGCCGCCCTGCACCCGCAACCACCACACGTCATCGCGCCGCGCGGAGGAAACGCTGACGATGGCACGGCGGTGGCGCCAGGTTGCCCTTGA
- a CDS encoding TetR/AcrR family transcriptional regulator — MVDKQGQGVVRGPGRPREERVTRAALDAVVALVAEQGMSAVTMDAVAERAGVSKPAIYRRWSGKQELIIAAAEAWIGELSVPDRGDFRAELHELLTARLESYRQPGVDRLLAGVIGASAEAGADRGAYGAYSARVMGETRRILERGIARGDVRADTDVRAVATMVAAPMVFRLVGELEPPDRHLVDAVVELVGRAVGA; from the coding sequence ATGGTCGACAAGCAGGGTCAGGGTGTGGTGCGGGGTCCGGGGCGGCCCCGGGAGGAGCGGGTCACCCGCGCGGCGCTGGACGCGGTCGTCGCGTTGGTCGCGGAACAGGGCATGAGCGCGGTGACGATGGACGCTGTCGCCGAGCGGGCGGGGGTGAGCAAGCCGGCCATCTACCGGCGTTGGTCCGGCAAGCAGGAGCTGATCATCGCCGCCGCCGAGGCGTGGATCGGCGAGCTGTCCGTCCCCGACCGGGGCGACTTCCGTGCGGAGCTGCACGAGTTGCTCACCGCGCGCTTGGAGTCCTACCGGCAGCCCGGTGTGGACCGGTTGCTGGCCGGTGTCATCGGCGCGTCGGCGGAGGCGGGCGCCGACCGGGGTGCGTACGGCGCGTACTCCGCGCGGGTCATGGGGGAGACCCGGCGCATCCTGGAGCGCGGGATCGCGCGCGGCGACGTCCGGGCGGACACCGACGTCCGGGCGGTGGCCACGATGGTGGCCGCGCCGATGGTGTTCCGCCTGGTGGGGGAGCTGGAGCCGCCGGACCGGCACCTGGTGGACGCGGTGGTCGAGCTGGTCGGCCGCGCGGTGGGGGCGTAG
- a CDS encoding ribosome recycling factor — MSTNDQARSDLTQELKETYDNLLRSLKKIPTGWADKNLLKDVKADVYGSPTPLSSAADIEFPDSATILLKPYDSETTTAIEEAIRKADLGVTSSTKNGVITIAVPPLTRDQCAEAVKLIHERRDEAKDSVQKALQAVVKAGGEGQAQELRVLAEQYEQQIDVAAQDREGELLSV; from the coding sequence GTGTCCACGAACGACCAGGCCCGCAGCGACCTCACCCAGGAGCTCAAGGAGACCTACGACAATCTCCTTCGCAGTCTGAAGAAGATCCCCACGGGCTGGGCGGACAAGAACCTGCTGAAGGACGTCAAGGCGGACGTCTACGGCTCCCCGACGCCCCTGAGCTCGGCGGCGGACATCGAATTTCCCGATTCCGCCACCATTCTGCTCAAGCCCTACGACTCCGAGACGACCACCGCGATCGAGGAAGCCATCCGCAAGGCCGACCTGGGGGTGACCTCCAGCACCAAGAATGGCGTCATCACCATCGCGGTCCCGCCCCTGACCCGCGACCAGTGCGCCGAGGCCGTCAAGCTGATCCACGAGCGGCGCGACGAGGCGAAGGACTCGGTGCAGAAGGCGCTGCAGGCGGTGGTCAAGGCCGGCGGCGAGGGCCAGGCGCAGGAGCTGCGCGTGCTCGCCGAGCAGTACGAGCAGCAGATCGACGTGGCGGCGCAGGACAGGGAAGGGGAACTTCTCTCCGTCTGA
- a CDS encoding STAS domain-containing protein, protein MPDAAITVTVRDGAVVCAITGALHHDNEAQFRAVLTRALARQPGVLAVDLSGVDLLASSGLNALLTVRREAIERGVRLVLVAPSVPARHTLRITEVDTVLLTVPTLEHALR, encoded by the coding sequence ATGCCCGATGCCGCGATCACCGTCACGGTTCGTGACGGCGCTGTGGTGTGCGCGATCACCGGAGCCCTGCACCACGACAACGAGGCGCAGTTTCGCGCGGTGCTGACCCGTGCCCTGGCCCGGCAGCCGGGCGTGCTGGCCGTCGACCTGTCCGGCGTCGACCTGCTCGCCTCCAGCGGCCTCAACGCGCTCCTGACGGTTCGGCGGGAGGCGATCGAGCGCGGTGTGCGGCTGGTGCTGGTCGCCCCCTCCGTACCCGCGCGCCACACCCTGCGCATCACCGAGGTCGACACCGTCCTGCTCACCGTGCCCACCCTGGAACACGCCCTGCGTTGA
- a CDS encoding SRPBCC family protein: MSKVQESIDVDVPVSTAYNQWTQFEEFPNFMDGVEEITQIDDRHNHWKTKIAGVSREFDTEIVDQVPDDHVAWRTISGDVQQTGMVRFEPIDATHTRVMMEMDFQPGGMAEKAADMMGMLDRQVKGDLKRFKHFIEERGAATGGYRDRL; encoded by the coding sequence ATGAGCAAGGTGCAGGAATCGATCGACGTTGACGTGCCCGTCAGCACCGCCTACAACCAGTGGACGCAGTTCGAGGAGTTCCCGAACTTCATGGACGGCGTGGAGGAGATCACGCAGATCGACGACCGGCACAACCACTGGAAGACGAAGATCGCCGGTGTCTCCCGGGAGTTCGACACCGAGATCGTCGACCAGGTCCCGGACGACCACGTCGCCTGGCGGACCATCAGCGGCGACGTGCAGCAGACCGGGATGGTGCGGTTCGAGCCGATCGACGCCACCCACACCCGGGTCATGATGGAGATGGACTTCCAGCCCGGGGGCATGGCCGAGAAGGCCGCCGACATGATGGGCATGCTCGACCGGCAGGTCAAGGGCGACCTCAAGCGGTTCAAGCACTTCATCGAGGAGCGCGGCGCCGCCACCGGCGGATACCGCGACCGTCTCTGA